One window of the Flavobacteriaceae bacterium YJPT1-3 genome contains the following:
- a CDS encoding esterase yields the protein MSKEKECTYSSVNSYSTLNKRTDKTKNVWFVFHGMGYLSRYFLNYFKHLNREENYIIAPQAPSKYYQDDRFKHVGASWLTREERDRSMQNNLNYLNAVFEGELGTVDLSNLRFIVLGYSQGVSVALRWIASRNISCDDLVIHSGGLPEELEKSQFEHLQNASIHQVFGDSDHYISPSRLDLEQKKSKALFGDQVTQVVFKGGHEVNTSFIEQLSSIK from the coding sequence ATGAGTAAAGAAAAAGAATGCACCTACAGCAGCGTAAACAGCTACAGCACCTTAAATAAAAGGACAGACAAAACGAAAAATGTCTGGTTCGTATTTCACGGAATGGGATACTTAAGTCGGTATTTCCTCAACTATTTCAAGCATTTAAATAGGGAAGAAAATTACATCATCGCCCCGCAGGCACCCAGTAAGTACTATCAGGATGATCGATTTAAGCATGTGGGTGCCAGTTGGCTGACCCGGGAAGAACGAGACCGGTCAATGCAGAATAATTTAAATTATTTGAACGCGGTCTTTGAGGGTGAATTGGGTACAGTAGACCTGAGCAACCTACGTTTTATTGTGCTGGGCTATTCCCAGGGGGTCTCCGTTGCTTTACGTTGGATCGCCTCGAGGAACATCTCATGTGATGATTTAGTGATTCACTCTGGTGGCCTACCCGAAGAGTTGGAAAAAAGCCAGTTCGAACACCTGCAGAACGCTAGTATCCATCAGGTCTTCGGGGATAGTGATCACTACATCTCCCCTTCCCGCCTTGACCTTGAGCAAAAGAAGAGTAAGGCATTGTTTGGTGACCAAGTCACCCAGGTCGTCTTTAAAGGAGGTCATGAGGTCAATACCTCCTTTATCGAACAGCTTTCATCGATTAAGTGA
- a CDS encoding GNAT family N-acetyltransferase has protein sequence MSRADLQNSRAELIPLQLEHFDQLLPVSQEVDLYRYGPSDVSSPQKLKSYIQNALDDRAQGVALPYLIFDKRLEAVAGSTRFGYIDQVNQTVHIGWTWLGDRFRGSGLNAAIKALMLDYAYESLGMHKVCFRIDERNTRSRKAVEKLGATLEGVLREELIVKGGYRRSTACYGLLQHEWLNHKKKNRIDE, from the coding sequence ATGTCGAGGGCAGACCTACAGAATAGCCGTGCTGAATTAATCCCGCTCCAATTGGAGCATTTCGATCAACTCTTGCCAGTTTCCCAGGAGGTAGATTTGTATCGCTATGGACCTTCTGATGTATCCAGTCCCCAAAAATTGAAGTCCTATATTCAAAATGCCCTCGATGATCGAGCTCAAGGGGTTGCGCTCCCCTATCTGATCTTCGACAAGCGTTTAGAGGCTGTGGCGGGCAGCACCCGTTTTGGGTATATAGACCAAGTAAATCAGACGGTGCACATTGGATGGACCTGGTTGGGAGATCGCTTTCGCGGAAGCGGACTGAATGCAGCGATAAAAGCACTTATGCTCGACTATGCTTATGAGTCTTTAGGCATGCACAAGGTTTGTTTTCGGATTGATGAACGCAACACCAGATCCCGAAAGGCGGTTGAAAAGCTAGGCGCAACATTGGAAGGCGTTTTACGAGAAGAACTGATCGTCAAAGGAGGCTATAGACGAAGCACGGCCTGTTACGGGCTGCTGCAGCACGAATGGCTCAACCATAAAAAGAAGAACCGTATTGATGAGTAA
- a CDS encoding hotdog fold thioesterase translates to MKPTNDEILDRCKTISKNTLMETLDIQFVEVGDDYLVAQMPVTPKVHQPDGVLHGGATVALAESVGSAASYIFLNTDEFMVRGLEISANHVKSVRSGHVKATASFIHKGRTTQLWNIDVRDEDQNLISKIKLTTITLPKK, encoded by the coding sequence ATGAAACCGACCAACGATGAAATTCTTGACCGTTGTAAGACGATCAGCAAAAATACATTGATGGAGACCCTAGATATCCAATTTGTGGAAGTGGGTGACGATTATTTAGTGGCTCAAATGCCGGTCACGCCAAAAGTGCATCAACCGGATGGGGTGCTGCATGGAGGAGCCACCGTAGCTCTGGCAGAAAGCGTGGGCAGTGCGGCCAGCTACATCTTTCTCAATACCGATGAGTTCATGGTGCGTGGCCTGGAAATTTCTGCCAATCACGTCAAAAGTGTACGCTCCGGTCATGTGAAAGCTACGGCCTCTTTTATCCATAAAGGACGCACCACCCAATTGTGGAATATTGATGTCAGGGATGAAGATCAAAATTTAATCTCCAAAATTAAGCTCACCACAATCACCCTCCCTAAAAAGTGA
- a CDS encoding chorismate-binding protein yields the protein MIEFEDLRDHAKGWQQKEQSFVLYHLPGESKIHGLYADTKTVRDQIDFESSGFAFAPFLPRRKSYFLPFDQSRYFEADLPDGPPSSSEWKVTEADTQKQEHIHLVKQALPLLKAGSLDKVVLSRKLSLPRDSRDPLVIFERLVNTYPEALVYCWFHPETNFWMAATPEILVQTKNLRFQTMALAGTQKIDPAEQTISWGKKELQEQQFVIDEILDRLKAAGLEDIRAADRETIQAGQLLHLKTTITGQLKQAQQLKELVHLLHPTAAVCGLPRDRALEFILKQEPYDRSYYTGFIGPVQMMQSRDRSSSRRNTEQLAYRAVHRQTSLFVNLRCLQMTSDQIHLYVGGGITSSSDPEAEWQETINKSQTLLSVL from the coding sequence GTGATTGAATTTGAAGATTTAAGGGATCATGCAAAGGGTTGGCAACAGAAGGAACAGTCGTTTGTTCTGTATCACCTACCCGGTGAGTCAAAAATTCACGGGCTCTATGCAGACACGAAGACGGTTCGAGATCAGATAGACTTTGAATCCTCCGGATTTGCATTCGCTCCCTTTCTGCCTAGGCGGAAATCGTATTTTCTACCTTTCGACCAAAGCCGATATTTCGAGGCAGATTTGCCCGATGGCCCTCCGTCGAGTTCAGAATGGAAGGTTACCGAAGCGGATACTCAAAAGCAAGAGCACATTCATTTGGTCAAGCAGGCATTGCCCCTTCTCAAAGCAGGGAGCCTGGATAAGGTCGTGCTTTCGCGAAAGCTTAGCTTGCCTAGAGATTCGCGAGATCCGCTCGTCATTTTTGAGCGTCTCGTCAACACCTATCCGGAGGCCCTTGTGTATTGTTGGTTTCATCCGGAGACCAATTTTTGGATGGCGGCTACGCCGGAAATCTTAGTCCAGACTAAAAATTTACGTTTTCAAACCATGGCTTTGGCTGGTACGCAGAAGATCGATCCTGCGGAACAGACCATTAGCTGGGGAAAGAAGGAATTGCAAGAACAACAATTCGTCATTGATGAAATACTCGATCGCTTAAAGGCAGCGGGTCTGGAGGACATTCGAGCAGCAGATCGGGAAACGATCCAAGCAGGTCAATTACTTCATTTGAAAACCACCATCACAGGTCAATTAAAACAAGCCCAACAACTCAAAGAATTGGTTCACTTGCTCCATCCTACAGCGGCTGTTTGTGGCTTGCCCAGAGATCGAGCCCTGGAATTCATCCTAAAACAAGAACCCTATGACCGTTCCTACTATACGGGATTTATAGGTCCCGTTCAAATGATGCAGTCTCGAGACCGCTCAAGCAGTCGGCGAAATACGGAGCAGCTGGCTTACCGGGCGGTACATCGGCAGACCTCTCTGTTCGTCAATCTTCGCTGTCTGCAAATGACTTCCGATCAAATTCACCTGTATGTTGGGGGAGGGATTACCTCTTCGAGTGATCCGGAAGCAGAATGGCAGGAGACCATCAATAAGAGTCAAACCCTGCTAAGCGTTCTCTAA
- the menD gene encoding 2-succinyl-5-enolpyruvyl-6-hydroxy-3-cyclohexene-1-carboxylic-acid synthase, protein MKYPKIPVAQTIVSLCLTKGIQQVVISPGSRNAPLTIGFANEPEMKTYSIVDERCAAFFALGIAQQLQRPVALVCTSGSALLNYYPAIAEAYYSDIPLVVISADRPIERIDIGDGQTIRQKNVFKNHICYSANLYSEVVPKNTIEDPSVLQKIRESRRHNEQEINKALNTALEKSGPVHINVPFYEPLYDIVPVPQSEPLVINPRLPDQEITVDELQPFTKKWNQASRKMVLVGVNYPHSISQKWLDQLANDPSVIVFTETTSNLHHPNFFHRIDNLIGSLDEAGFNALQPELLLTFGGMVVSKKIKNFLRQYQPKEHWHVDPIKAYDTYFCLNRHFELDPETFFSTFMPHTQHVSSTYQSEWLAVREHRNTKHEHYLQQIPWSDMKAFDMILSGLEGPLQLQLSNSSTVRYAQLFTLDKDLEVYCNRGTSGIDGSTSTAIGAAIANRAPTLLITGDLGFLYDSNALWNDYIPKNFKIIVINNGGGGIFRILPGDKDSPYFDTYFETTHHLTAEHLCRMFNFTYFKAEDAKEFAFAKAAFFDDHEGPALLEVFTPRTVNDRILLDYFDFIQ, encoded by the coding sequence ATGAAATATCCCAAAATCCCCGTAGCACAAACCATTGTCTCGCTTTGCCTGACTAAAGGCATACAGCAAGTAGTAATTTCGCCCGGTTCCAGAAATGCACCCCTGACCATCGGATTTGCCAACGAACCGGAAATGAAAACCTACAGTATTGTCGATGAGCGCTGTGCAGCATTTTTTGCCTTGGGGATCGCTCAGCAACTGCAACGACCGGTAGCGCTGGTATGCACTTCAGGCAGCGCACTACTGAATTACTATCCTGCGATTGCCGAGGCCTACTACAGTGACATCCCTTTAGTGGTGATCTCGGCAGATCGCCCCATTGAGCGTATCGATATCGGAGATGGGCAGACCATTCGTCAGAAGAATGTTTTTAAAAATCATATTTGTTATTCGGCCAATCTCTATTCGGAGGTAGTGCCTAAGAATACCATCGAAGATCCTTCGGTCTTACAGAAGATTCGCGAATCGAGACGCCATAACGAGCAGGAGATCAACAAGGCTTTAAATACGGCCCTGGAGAAAAGTGGCCCTGTACACATCAATGTGCCTTTTTACGAGCCGCTCTATGATATCGTACCGGTACCTCAAAGCGAACCCCTGGTAATCAATCCCCGATTGCCTGATCAGGAGATCACCGTTGACGAACTACAGCCGTTCACCAAAAAGTGGAATCAGGCCAGTCGGAAAATGGTCTTAGTTGGAGTAAATTATCCCCATTCTATATCCCAGAAATGGCTCGACCAGTTGGCCAATGATCCCAGCGTGATTGTGTTTACGGAAACCACGTCCAATTTGCATCATCCCAATTTTTTCCATCGCATCGATAACTTGATCGGTTCGCTGGATGAAGCCGGGTTCAATGCCTTGCAGCCTGAACTCTTATTGACCTTTGGGGGGATGGTAGTGTCCAAAAAGATCAAGAATTTTCTTCGGCAGTATCAACCCAAAGAGCATTGGCACGTTGATCCCATCAAGGCCTATGACACCTATTTCTGTTTGAACCGACATTTTGAACTGGACCCCGAAACGTTCTTTTCAACCTTTATGCCGCACACGCAGCACGTGTCCAGTACCTATCAGTCCGAATGGCTGGCAGTCAGGGAACACCGAAATACCAAACATGAGCACTATCTACAGCAGATACCGTGGAGCGACATGAAGGCTTTTGATATGATCTTGAGCGGTCTAGAAGGCCCCCTGCAGCTACAATTGAGTAACAGCAGTACGGTGCGCTATGCTCAGCTTTTCACGTTAGACAAAGACCTGGAGGTCTATTGCAATCGAGGTACCAGTGGCATTGACGGTAGCACCTCGACAGCCATTGGAGCGGCCATCGCCAATCGAGCGCCCACCCTTCTTATAACCGGAGATCTGGGTTTTCTGTATGACAGCAATGCGCTCTGGAACGATTACATTCCAAAGAATTTTAAGATCATTGTCATCAATAATGGAGGAGGGGGTATTTTCAGGATCCTTCCGGGAGATAAAGACTCGCCCTACTTTGACACCTATTTTGAGACTACCCATCACTTAACTGCTGAGCATCTTTGCCGCATGTTTAACTTTACCTACTTTAAGGCTGAGGATGCTAAAGAGTTCGCTTTCGCGAAAGCGGCCTTCTTCGATGATCACGAGGGGCCTGCACTTTTGGAGGTGTTTACCCCGCGTACGGTGAATGACCGTATCTTGCTTGACTATTTCGACTTCATCCAATAG
- a CDS encoding DUF2853 family protein has translation MSKRDEMVAKYATDLKEKLNHNADMDLLTKVTIACGPSIYNQDASTVSGSSESELETVKNNFLIKKLGLKDGPQLMEAIKKVLEQYGTSNRNKYRAVVYYLLTKHFNKESVFK, from the coding sequence ATGAGTAAGAGAGATGAAATGGTGGCCAAATATGCCACTGATCTAAAAGAAAAATTGAATCACAATGCAGACATGGATCTATTGACCAAAGTGACTATTGCCTGTGGACCTTCCATCTACAATCAGGATGCCTCAACGGTATCGGGAAGCAGTGAATCAGAATTGGAAACCGTAAAAAATAATTTTCTGATCAAAAAATTAGGATTAAAAGACGGACCTCAGCTTATGGAGGCCATAAAAAAGGTCTTGGAACAATACGGTACTTCCAACCGGAACAAATACCGGGCGGTGGTGTATTATTTATTGACCAAGCATTTCAATAAAGAATCTGTATTCAAGTAA
- a CDS encoding S1-like domain-containing RNA-binding protein, with protein sequence MLDVGAYHNLIIDRDTPPGLYLRTADGSEEVLLPNKYKPEAFQLDDELTVFVYLDHEERPVATTLDPLIQRNSFAYLECTQLTDIGAFVDWGLEKELLVPFAEQVIPMRAGEWYVVYMYLDEKSNRLVGSTVVQRYLDKEPLSLKRFDKVDLLVSHISDLGANVIINGKYSGLIHRSDIFEDLRTGDRLPGYIRRVREDGKIDVVMQEEGYKSIEPNAEYLYQELKANDGKLYVHDKSKPEEIQATLGLSKKSFKKAVGALYKDRKIVLEKDGIRLVD encoded by the coding sequence ATGCTTGATGTAGGTGCCTACCATAATCTAATAATCGATCGAGACACTCCTCCGGGACTCTATCTACGCACTGCCGATGGCAGTGAAGAAGTCTTATTGCCTAACAAATACAAACCGGAAGCGTTTCAATTGGACGATGAATTGACCGTTTTCGTTTATCTGGATCACGAAGAACGACCGGTAGCCACAACTTTGGACCCGTTGATTCAACGCAATTCATTTGCATACCTCGAATGTACTCAGCTTACCGACATCGGCGCTTTTGTCGATTGGGGTCTGGAAAAGGAATTATTAGTGCCTTTTGCGGAACAGGTAATTCCTATGCGAGCGGGTGAATGGTACGTGGTCTACATGTATTTGGATGAAAAATCGAATCGCCTGGTGGGTTCGACCGTGGTACAGCGTTACCTGGACAAAGAGCCATTATCGCTGAAACGGTTCGATAAAGTGGATCTATTGGTCTCGCACATCAGTGATTTGGGAGCCAACGTCATCATTAATGGAAAGTACAGTGGATTGATCCACCGCAGTGATATTTTTGAAGATCTTCGAACCGGTGACCGTCTCCCGGGATACATTCGACGGGTACGGGAAGATGGGAAGATTGATGTGGTTATGCAGGAAGAAGGGTATAAATCGATCGAGCCCAATGCAGAGTACCTCTATCAAGAGCTTAAAGCCAATGACGGCAAGCTGTATGTGCACGACAAAAGCAAACCTGAAGAAATTCAAGCCACCTTAGGACTGAGTAAAAAGAGTTTTAAAAAAGCGGTGGGTGCGCTCTATAAGGATCGGAAGATCGTATTGGAAAAAGACGGGATTCGCCTGGTGGATTAA
- a CDS encoding 1,4-dihydroxy-2-naphthoyl-CoA synthase encodes MNTADWKTAKTYTDITYKKSNGVARIAFNRPEVRNAFRPKTTSELYDAFYDAQEDTSIGVVLLSAEGPSPKDGVYSFCSGGDQKARGHQGYVGEDGMHRLNILEVQRLIRFMPKAIIAVVPGWAVGGGHSLHVVCDLTLASKEHAIFKQTDADVTSFDGGYGSAYLAKMVGQKKAREIFFLGRNYSAQEAYEMGMVNAVVPHDELEETAYEWAQEILAKSPTSIKMLKFAMNLTDDGMVGQQVFAGEATRLAYMTDEAKEGRNAFLEKRKPNFEKKWIP; translated from the coding sequence ATGAATACTGCCGACTGGAAAACAGCGAAAACCTATACCGATATCACATACAAAAAGTCCAATGGTGTCGCTCGAATTGCCTTCAACAGACCGGAAGTCCGTAATGCTTTCCGTCCAAAAACCACCAGTGAACTCTATGATGCCTTTTATGATGCACAAGAAGATACCAGCATAGGTGTGGTCTTGCTCAGCGCGGAGGGTCCCTCACCCAAAGATGGCGTATATTCATTCTGCAGCGGAGGAGATCAGAAAGCACGAGGTCATCAGGGTTACGTAGGAGAAGATGGCATGCACCGGTTAAACATTTTGGAAGTACAGCGCCTTATTCGCTTTATGCCAAAAGCAATCATTGCGGTAGTTCCCGGTTGGGCTGTTGGCGGAGGACACAGCTTACACGTGGTCTGCGATCTCACGCTGGCCAGTAAAGAACATGCGATTTTTAAACAAACGGATGCAGACGTGACCAGCTTTGATGGAGGGTATGGATCGGCCTATCTGGCCAAAATGGTGGGTCAAAAGAAAGCACGCGAAATATTCTTTCTAGGGCGTAATTATAGTGCGCAAGAGGCGTATGAGATGGGAATGGTCAATGCGGTAGTTCCACATGATGAGTTGGAAGAAACGGCCTACGAATGGGCACAGGAAATCTTGGCTAAATCACCCACATCCATTAAGATGCTAAAATTTGCGATGAATCTTACTGATGATGGCATGGTAGGGCAGCAGGTATTTGCTGGAGAAGCCACGCGACTGGCCTATATGACCGATGAGGCTAAAGAAGGTCGCAATGCCTTTTTAGAGAAACGCAAGCCCAATTTTGAAAAGAAGTGGATTCCTTAA
- a CDS encoding thiamine pyrophosphate-dependent enzyme yields MNQENPTQSDLSFEDFKKTVLDDYRIAVTSRECSLLGRREVLTGKAKFGIFGDGKEVPQLAWARAFQNGDWRSGYYRDQTFMMALGLLTIEQFFAGLYAHTDIDHDPMSAGKQMGGHFGTHSLDEQGQWKNLMEQKNSSPDISPTAGQMPRLLGLAQASKIYKQEPSTRDDRFTNEGNEVAWGTIGNASTSEGLFFETINAAGVLQVPMVISVWDDDYGISVHAKHQTTKENISEILSGFQRTEEEDGYEIIRVKGWDYPALMDAFISAGKIAREEHVPVLLHVTDLTQPQGHSTSGSHERYKSEDRLRWEREHDCNVKMRQWMIDNQIAKDEELNDLEKEIKRKVREGKKKAWQAFIQPIVQEKKNVLQLLDKLIKTSENGIFIEPIKKELAEEQDALKNNLLSAARKALRFVTQESNTAKSELQQWISSYLKSNQSDYSDFLYSPNAQKATQVKAIAPQYPQEQEKVDGRIILRDNFEALFQHYPNILIFGEDSGKIGDVNQGLEGMQEKFGSLRVSDTGIREATILGQGIGLALRGLRPIAEIQYLDYIFYALQVMSDDLATMLYRSHGKQKAPLIVRTRGHRLEGIWHSGSQLGGLIHLLRGMYILVPRNMTQAAGFYNTLLKSDEPALVIECLNGYRLKETKPENLGAFCTPIGVVETLREGEDITLLSYGSTLRIVEEVAKDLLTVGIHAEVIDAQSLLPFDLNHDVVKSVEKTNRLLIIDEDVPGGASAYLLQEVVEKQNAYRFLDSKPQTLTAQAHRPAYGTDGDYFSKPSADDIFEKVYQIMYEANPEAYPKLR; encoded by the coding sequence ATGAACCAAGAAAATCCGACCCAATCTGACCTCTCCTTTGAAGACTTCAAAAAAACAGTATTGGATGACTATCGGATTGCAGTCACCAGTAGAGAGTGCAGCCTTTTAGGACGGCGTGAAGTACTGACCGGAAAGGCTAAATTCGGCATCTTTGGCGATGGGAAAGAGGTTCCACAGCTGGCCTGGGCACGTGCATTCCAAAACGGCGACTGGCGTTCAGGCTACTACCGCGACCAAACCTTCATGATGGCCTTGGGTCTGCTGACCATCGAGCAATTTTTTGCCGGCTTGTATGCTCATACCGATATCGATCACGATCCCATGAGCGCCGGAAAGCAAATGGGTGGTCACTTTGGCACTCACAGTCTGGACGAGCAGGGTCAGTGGAAAAATCTGATGGAGCAGAAAAATTCCAGTCCGGATATCTCACCCACTGCCGGACAAATGCCCCGATTGCTTGGATTGGCACAAGCTTCAAAAATTTACAAACAGGAACCGTCCACACGGGATGACCGTTTTACGAACGAAGGTAATGAGGTTGCCTGGGGCACCATAGGGAATGCCAGTACCAGTGAAGGCTTATTCTTTGAGACCATTAATGCAGCCGGCGTGCTGCAAGTCCCGATGGTCATTAGCGTTTGGGATGATGACTACGGGATATCCGTACATGCCAAACATCAAACGACCAAAGAGAATATTTCAGAAATACTCAGCGGCTTTCAACGTACCGAAGAGGAAGACGGCTACGAAATTATCCGGGTCAAGGGCTGGGATTATCCTGCCTTAATGGATGCCTTCATTTCAGCCGGTAAAATTGCGCGTGAGGAACACGTTCCGGTATTGTTGCATGTCACTGATCTAACCCAGCCACAGGGACACTCTACTTCCGGATCGCATGAACGCTACAAAAGCGAAGATCGCCTACGCTGGGAGCGTGAGCACGATTGCAACGTCAAAATGCGACAGTGGATGATCGATAACCAGATCGCTAAGGATGAAGAGTTGAACGATCTCGAAAAAGAAATCAAGCGTAAAGTACGAGAAGGTAAAAAGAAAGCCTGGCAAGCCTTTATCCAACCCATCGTCCAGGAAAAGAAAAACGTACTGCAACTGCTGGATAAGTTGATAAAGACTAGCGAGAATGGCATTTTTATCGAGCCCATCAAGAAAGAATTGGCGGAGGAGCAGGATGCCTTAAAGAATAATTTGCTCAGCGCGGCTCGAAAGGCGTTGCGTTTTGTGACTCAAGAATCCAACACGGCCAAATCAGAACTCCAGCAATGGATCAGTTCGTATTTAAAGTCCAACCAGTCCGATTATAGCGATTTTCTATACAGCCCCAATGCACAAAAGGCAACCCAGGTAAAGGCTATAGCTCCCCAATACCCGCAGGAACAAGAAAAGGTGGATGGCCGAATTATTCTGCGTGATAATTTTGAAGCCCTCTTTCAGCACTACCCCAATATCTTAATCTTCGGTGAAGACTCCGGAAAAATTGGAGATGTAAATCAAGGCCTGGAAGGGATGCAGGAGAAATTTGGTTCTCTTCGGGTCTCCGATACCGGAATCCGGGAAGCGACCATTTTGGGCCAGGGAATTGGCTTAGCCTTGCGCGGATTACGCCCCATCGCCGAAATACAATATCTTGATTATATTTTCTATGCCTTGCAAGTGATGAGTGATGATCTGGCGACCATGCTTTACCGTTCTCACGGCAAGCAAAAAGCACCGCTGATCGTACGTACTCGAGGCCACAGGCTAGAAGGCATCTGGCATAGTGGTTCTCAACTGGGAGGATTGATTCACTTGCTACGCGGGATGTATATTTTAGTTCCGCGGAACATGACCCAAGCTGCAGGCTTCTACAACACCCTGCTCAAGTCTGATGAACCCGCCCTGGTCATCGAATGTCTGAATGGATATCGACTCAAAGAGACCAAGCCGGAAAACCTTGGAGCGTTTTGTACTCCCATAGGGGTGGTAGAGACCCTTAGAGAGGGTGAAGACATCACCTTGCTTTCTTACGGTAGCACTTTACGTATTGTGGAGGAGGTAGCTAAAGATTTGCTTACTGTTGGTATTCACGCTGAGGTCATTGATGCGCAGTCCCTGCTGCCATTCGATCTTAATCATGATGTGGTCAAAAGTGTTGAGAAAACCAATCGCTTGCTAATCATCGATGAAGATGTACCCGGTGGAGCTTCTGCCTATTTACTGCAAGAGGTGGTTGAGAAACAAAATGCCTACCGTTTTCTGGACAGTAAACCGCAAACATTGACGGCACAAGCACACCGACCCGCCTACGGAACGGATGGAGATTACTTCTCTAAGCCGTCTGCTGACGACATTTTCGAAAAGGTCTATCAGATCATGTACGAAGCCAATCCTGAGGCGTATCCAAAATTACGATAA